The genomic interval CATACGGTGGCGCAGGTCAGGGCCGCGTCGAGCTGGGCGGCCCCCTCCTTGCGCCGGAGCCGGAGCCTGCGTCGCCTTCCGAGGATCTCGCGCATGAGCGCTCGTTCCTTTCCGTTGAACGCCGAGTCCACATGACACACGCGTGTGTGACACCACGTGCGTATCTCTTCGCTGTGCGTACGTGCTCATCACTTCCGCGGTACGGGCGTGCCGCCGCTACCGAGCGTGAGCCGAGCCGAGCCGAGTGGAACCGATCCGAATAGAACCGATCTGGGGTGGAGCAGAGCCGAACCGAGCAGAGTCGAGCGGAGTCGAACCGGACGGCGCCGAACCGACCGAACGGGCCGGACTGACCGAGCGGAGTCGTGCTGCTCTGTGCGGAGTCGTGCGGGTCGAACCGAGCGGGTCGAGCCGGACCGGCGATCGCTGGGCGAGGGCGGCATGCGCCTCGCCTGCCGTCCCTGGTGCGAACCCCGCCGTCCGGGGCGAGGGCGTCACCTTCACGGGTAAGGACGCCTGAACCCGCTGCCGGGTTCCTGGGCGATCACAACCGCACCCGCGCATCACCGTTTACGTACCCAGCATGCCCGGAATGACGCTCCTCCGGCGACTTGACCCCGGAGGCACCCCTGTTGAGCAGCCCCAGTCGATCGCAAATAGCGTCCATAGGGTGCAATTTTTGGCCAAGTTAACCGACACTGGGAGAGAACGAATCGCCCGGTCCTCGAAGGGACAATGCTGGACATCGGGTTACTTGTGCGTGTACATGTGGATGTATTGATAGTGGCGCAGAATCACATGGGGGTTTGCGATGCTATTCGACGAATCACACCGGTCGGAAAGCTGGCTGCCATGAGCGCCCCACATCTGCCGAAAGTGGCTGGAATCGATCCAAGGGTTCCGGTTTCAACGCACACTCCCGCTCCCCTGAAGGAGGTCCCAGGACCTCCCGGAGCCTTCATCCAGGACCGGCTCGCGGGCTGGGTATCGGACCTCACGACCCTGCACGAACTCACCGAGCGGCTGGCCGGGACGAGCGCCCTCGACGACGCCTTGAACGAGCTGCTGCACGCCGGTGCCGCCCTCGTCGGCGCCCGCCGCGGACTTCTCGTTCTGGAACCGGCGAACGGCGAAGGCCCCTCCGCCACCCTCGGCCTCGGGCTCAGCCACGCCGAGCTCGGCCACATCGAGACCGTGCCGCGCGCGGCCACCGCGCTCGGCCGGGTCCTCGACGGGCTGCCGGGCACCGCCGACGGGGTCACCAGCCCCGACCTGCTCGGCGAGAAGGACCTGGACCCCCGGCACCGCGAGGTCGCCGCCCGGCTCGGCTACGCCGCCAGTTACGCTGTCCCGCTCGCCTCCGAGGCGGCCGGCCGGCTCGGCGCGGCCGTCTGGCTCTACGACGAACCGGCCGAGCCCGCACAGAAGCAGCGCCACCTCGCCGGCCTCTACGCGCGCTACGCCACCGAGCACCTGGCCCGCCTGATCGAGCTGGAACGCGCCCGCGCGGACGTCGCCGCCGTCGCCGAGGAGCTGCTCCCCAGCAGGCTGCCCCGGATCCCGGGCGTCCAGCTCGCCGCCCGGCACCGCACCGGCCCCCGGGGCGGCGGC from Streptomyces sp. CA-278952 carries:
- a CDS encoding PP2C family protein-serine/threonine phosphatase, whose protein sequence is MLDIGLLVRVHVDVLIVAQNHMGVCDAIRRITPVGKLAAMSAPHLPKVAGIDPRVPVSTHTPAPLKEVPGPPGAFIQDRLAGWVSDLTTLHELTERLAGTSALDDALNELLHAGAALVGARRGLLVLEPANGEGPSATLGLGLSHAELGHIETVPRAATALGRVLDGLPGTADGVTSPDLLGEKDLDPRHREVAARLGYAASYAVPLASEAAGRLGAAVWLYDEPAEPAQKQRHLAGLYARYATEHLARLIELERARADVAAVAEELLPSRLPRIPGVQLAARHRTGPRGGGDWYDALPLPDRALGLAVGSVGGSGPSAMAAMGRLRASLRAYAVMEGEDPVAVLSDLELLLRLTEPARTATALFAYCEPAARKVVLAGAGHTPPLVLGERRCEFVETTLSAPLGMLACWEAPSVEFSPAPGETVLLYTDGLLRRTGDAMDRAFARLHSAAASVPKADRRDPAAVADHVLRTMLPDGLDRSDSAEDVVILAARFD